A portion of the Candidatus Sulfotelmatobacter sp. genome contains these proteins:
- a CDS encoding sigma 54-interacting transcriptional regulator, whose product MPSYDPDRISQLEERLAVRAPGVRETALADLELLADLYLQADSYVPALETIQRLLSSPEARTLSLDRRAAIESKAIDCRLASGDVQAALAHSRELLNSQSAIESPALIGRIHRQCAEALFRIGRLDEARVSAERALELADRSGDSLLAAQTLTQLGKVAYRLGDLDRARDYYEQALALFRRLGDELRSAQIRANLGLIHKNRCEWEAAITHLSGALEVYRTLGQFSNTGPALLNLGIVHQKSGDWGAAEECYRGAERVFLQTNDQWSLAQVTIGLGNVARLSRRFVEAETRLLSALERSRSAGVRREETLALEFLGELEFDRGRPEMALERYREALSLAERIAPEGDLVVELERRRAESLCALQRLDDARLACERATRLAERIDDRLERAIAERVAGEIAFARGAREEALQYWNQAAVLLAACRERLEIGRVEMALARAHRDPRESRRHLYRAVAAFAELPTHYWLELAESELHRLIGEAAPPPARPATVLGRRPRAPGLVACSTGMRAVEQLARRAAATELSVLVLGETGTGKELIARTIHSQSARASGPFLAVNCGALRADLALSQLFGHRKGAFTGAHAEGVGLVEAAHGGTLFLDEVGELPADVQVTLLRFLESGEYLRLGETQVRRADVRLIAATNRELRSEDGERLFRRDLLFRLNEIEIRLPSLRERREDVVPLARHFLAFYGGLEGPQLATDAEAALLTYGWPGNVRELENVMKRLAALHTGVRLVDASALLPFLATAAAISLPLPADRSEIDRRAILQAWERSRGNKSRVAQMLGVSRKTLYARLRRLNVQLQ is encoded by the coding sequence GTGCCGAGCTACGACCCCGATCGCATTTCTCAGCTCGAGGAGCGACTCGCCGTTCGCGCACCGGGAGTGCGCGAAACGGCGCTCGCCGACCTCGAGCTGCTCGCGGATCTCTACCTGCAGGCCGACAGTTACGTGCCGGCCCTCGAGACCATCCAGCGGCTGTTGTCGAGCCCTGAAGCGCGCACGCTGTCCCTCGATCGTCGCGCGGCCATCGAGAGCAAGGCCATTGACTGCCGGCTGGCGAGCGGGGACGTCCAGGCCGCACTCGCACACAGCCGCGAGCTGCTGAACTCCCAGTCCGCAATCGAGTCTCCCGCCCTGATCGGGCGGATTCACCGCCAGTGCGCCGAGGCCCTGTTCCGCATCGGCCGCCTCGACGAGGCACGTGTCTCGGCCGAACGTGCGCTCGAGCTGGCGGATCGCTCGGGAGACTCGCTGCTGGCCGCGCAGACTTTGACTCAGCTCGGGAAGGTCGCCTATCGCCTGGGCGATCTGGACCGGGCTCGTGATTACTACGAGCAGGCGCTGGCGTTGTTCCGCCGGCTGGGCGACGAGCTGCGGAGCGCCCAGATTCGGGCCAACCTCGGCCTGATCCACAAGAACCGGTGCGAGTGGGAGGCCGCCATCACGCACCTGTCCGGGGCGCTCGAGGTCTACCGTACGCTCGGGCAGTTCTCGAACACCGGCCCCGCGCTGCTCAATCTCGGCATCGTGCACCAGAAGAGCGGCGACTGGGGGGCGGCCGAGGAATGCTACCGCGGCGCCGAGCGCGTGTTCCTGCAGACCAACGACCAATGGTCGCTGGCGCAGGTGACGATCGGGCTCGGAAACGTGGCGCGGCTCTCGCGGCGTTTCGTGGAAGCCGAGACCCGCCTGCTGAGCGCGCTCGAACGCAGCCGCTCGGCCGGGGTGCGGCGCGAGGAAACGCTGGCGCTGGAGTTCCTCGGCGAGCTGGAGTTCGATCGCGGGCGCCCGGAAATGGCGCTCGAGCGCTACCGCGAGGCGCTGTCGCTGGCCGAGCGCATCGCGCCCGAAGGCGATCTGGTGGTCGAGCTGGAGCGCCGCCGCGCCGAGTCGCTGTGCGCGCTGCAGCGCCTCGACGACGCGCGACTCGCTTGCGAGCGCGCGACGCGCCTTGCCGAGCGGATCGACGACCGGCTCGAGCGGGCGATCGCCGAGCGCGTGGCGGGCGAGATCGCGTTCGCGCGCGGCGCGCGCGAGGAAGCGCTTCAATACTGGAATCAGGCGGCCGTGCTGCTCGCGGCCTGCCGCGAACGACTCGAAATCGGGCGCGTCGAGATGGCGCTCGCTCGAGCCCATCGCGATCCGCGCGAGTCGCGGCGGCACCTCTACCGGGCGGTGGCGGCGTTCGCGGAGTTGCCCACTCACTACTGGCTGGAGCTGGCCGAGAGCGAGCTGCATCGGCTGATCGGCGAGGCCGCTCCTCCGCCCGCTCGTCCCGCGACGGTGCTGGGACGTCGCCCTCGTGCACCAGGCTTGGTGGCGTGCTCGACCGGGATGCGCGCCGTGGAGCAGTTGGCCCGGCGTGCGGCCGCCACCGAGCTCTCGGTGCTGGTGCTGGGCGAGACCGGAACCGGCAAGGAACTGATCGCGCGCACCATCCACAGCCAGTCGGCGCGGGCCTCGGGTCCGTTCCTGGCGGTGAACTGCGGCGCGCTGCGCGCCGACCTGGCGCTCTCGCAGCTGTTCGGCCACCGGAAGGGCGCTTTCACCGGCGCGCACGCGGAGGGCGTCGGCCTGGTCGAGGCGGCTCACGGCGGCACGCTGTTCCTGGACGAGGTCGGCGAGCTTCCGGCCGACGTGCAGGTGACGCTGCTCCGCTTCCTCGAGAGCGGCGAGTACCTGCGACTCGGCGAAACTCAGGTCCGCCGCGCCGACGTGCGCCTGATCGCCGCCACCAATCGCGAGCTGCGCAGCGAGGACGGCGAGCGGTTGTTCCGGCGCGATCTCCTCTTCCGCCTGAACGAGATCGAGATCCGGCTGCCGTCGCTTCGTGAGCGGCGCGAGGACGTGGTGCCGCTGGCCCGGCACTTTCTCGCGTTCTACGGCGGGCTCGAGGGCCCGCAGCTCGCGACCGACGCCGAGGCCGCGCTGCTGACCTACGGCTGGCCCGGAAACGTGCGCGAGCTCGAAAACGTGATGAAGCGTCTCGCCGCGCTCCACACCGGTGTTCGATTGGTGGACGCTTCCGCCCTGCTGCCGTTCCTCGCCACCGCCGCAGCGATCAGCCTGCCTCTGCCCGCCGATCGCTCCGAGATCGATCGCCGCGCGATCCTGCAGGCCTGGGAGCGCTCGCGCGGCAACAAGAGCCGCGTCGCGCAGATGCTCGGCGTGAGCCGCAAGACGCTCTACGCGCGCCTCCGCAGGCTGAACGTCCAGCTCCAGTAA
- a CDS encoding GTP-binding protein, translating to MAKAKYERTKPHVNVGTIGHVDHGKTTLTAAMTMVLAKKYGGEVKAYDQIDNAPEEKARGITINTAHVEYETEKRHYAHVDCPGHADYIKNMITGAAQMDGAILVVSAADGPMPQTREHILLARQVGVPYIVVYLNKADMVDDKELLELVELEVRELLSKYQFPGDKTPIVIGSAKMALDGDTSEMGAGSIMKLAEALDSYIPQPQRLIDGPFLMPVEDVFSISG from the coding sequence ATGGCGAAGGCGAAATACGAGCGTACGAAGCCGCATGTGAACGTGGGGACGATCGGACACGTGGACCACGGGAAGACGACGCTGACGGCGGCGATGACGATGGTGCTGGCGAAGAAGTACGGTGGGGAGGTGAAGGCATACGACCAGATCGACAACGCGCCGGAGGAGAAGGCGCGGGGGATCACGATCAATACGGCGCACGTGGAGTACGAGACGGAGAAGAGGCACTACGCGCACGTGGACTGTCCGGGGCACGCCGACTACATCAAGAACATGATCACGGGTGCGGCGCAGATGGACGGGGCGATTCTGGTGGTGAGTGCGGCGGACGGGCCGATGCCGCAGACGCGGGAGCACATTTTGCTGGCGCGGCAGGTGGGGGTGCCCTACATCGTGGTGTACCTCAACAAGGCGGACATGGTGGACGACAAGGAGCTGCTGGAGCTGGTGGAGCTCGAGGTGCGGGAGCTGTTGTCGAAGTACCAGTTTCCTGGGGACAAGACGCCGATCGTGATTGGGTCGGCGAAGATGGCGTTGGACGGGGACACGAGCGAGATGGGGGCGGGGTCGATCATGAAGCTGGCGGAGGCGCTCGACAGCTACATACCGCAGCCGCAGCGGCTGATCGACGGGCCGTTCCTGATGCCGGTGGAAGACGTTTTCTCGATTTCGGGT